The following are encoded together in the Citrus sinensis cultivar Valencia sweet orange chromosome 1, DVS_A1.0, whole genome shotgun sequence genome:
- the LOC102621007 gene encoding receptor-like protein kinase HSL1 yields MSKVASVFPKIPVTLILLVLLSIPFEVIPQSPNTEERTILLNLKQQLGNPPSLQSWTSTSSPCDWPEITCTFNSVTGISLRHKDITQKIPPIICDLKNLTTIDLSSNSIPGEFPEFLYNCTKLQNLDLSQNYFVGPIPSDIDRISGLQCIDLGGNNFSGDIPRSIGRLSELQTLYLYMNEFNGTFPKEIGDLSNLEVLGLAYNSNFKPAMIPIEFGMLKKLKTLWMTEANLIGEIPEAMSNLSSLEILALNGNHLEGAIPSGLFLLNNLTQLFLYDNILSGEIPSSVEALKLTDIDLSMNNLTGSIPEEFGKLKNLQLLGLFSNHLSGEVPASIGKIPALKKFKVFNNSLSGVLPPEIGLHSALEGFEVSTNQFSGPLPENLCAGGVLQGVVAFENNLSGAVPKSLGNCRTLRTVQLYSNRFSGELPTGLWTTFNLSSLMLSDNTISGELPSKTAWNLTRLEISNNRFSGQIQRGVGSWKNLIVFKASNNLFSGEIPVELTSLSHLNTLLLDGNKLSGKLPSQIVSWTSLNNLNLARNELSGEIPKAIGSLLVMVSLDLSGNQFSGEIPPEIGQLKLNTFNLSSNKLYGNIPDEFNNLAYDDSFLNNSNLCVKNPIINLPKCPSRFRNSDKISSKHLALILVLAILVLLVTVSLYWFVVRDCLRRKRNRDPATWKLTSFHQLGFTESNILSSLTESNLIGSGGSGQVYRIDINGAGEFVAVKRIWNNRKLNQKLEKEFIAEIEILGTIRHANIVKLWCCISSENSKLLVYEYMENQSLDRWLHGRKRSLVSGSSSVHQHVLHWPTRLQIAIGAAQGLCYMHHDCTPQIIHRDVKSSNILLDSEFKAKIADFGLAKMLAKQGEPHTMSAVAGSFGYFAPEYAYTTKVNEKIDIYSFGVVLLELVTGKEANYGDEHTSLAEWAWRHYAEEKPITDALDKGIAEPCYLEEMTTVYRLALICTSTLPSSRPSMKEVLQILRRCCPTENYGGKKMGRDVDSAPLLGTAGYLFGFKRSKKVAAEEDNGLA; encoded by the exons ATGTCAAAAGTAGCCTCAGTATTTCCAAAAATACCAGTCACTCTGATTCTCCTTGTTCTTCTGTCAATACCCTTCGAAGTAATTCCCCAAAGCCCAAACACTGAAGAACGAACGATCCTCCTGAACCTCAAACAACAACTGGGCAATCCACCGTCTCTCCAGTCCTGGACCTCCACGTCATCACCCTGTGATTGGCCGGAAATTACCTGTACCTTTAATTCGGTCACCGGAATTTCGCTCCGACACAAAGACATCACCCAAAAAATCCCGCCAATAATCTGCGACCTGAAAAACTTAACCACTATCGACCTTTCCAGTAACTCCATTCCTGGTGAGTTCCCAGAATTCCTTTACAACTGCACAAAGCTTCAAAACCTTGACCTGTCTCAAAACTATTTCGTGGGTCCGATACCATCCGATATTGACCGAATTTCGGGTCTCCAATGCATAGACCTTGGAGGCAACAACTTTTCGGGCGACATACCTCGGAGTATCGGCCGATTATCGGAGTTGCAGACGTTGTACCTCTATATGAACGAGTTCAATGGCACATTTCCGAAAGAGATCGGAGACCTGTCCAATTTAGAAGTTCTGGGTTTAGCCTATAATAGCAATTTTAAGCCTGCAATGATCCCAATTGAATTTGGAATGTTAAAGAAGTTGAAGACTTTGTGGATGACCGAAGCGAACTTGATAGGCGAGATTCCGGAAGCTATGAGCAATCTGTCAAGTCTTGAAATCCTGGCATTGAATGGTAATCACCTGGAGGGTGCTATTCCTAGCGGGCTGTTTTTGTTAAACAACCTGACCCAGTTGTTTCTTTATGATAATATACTTTCTGGTGAGATACCAAGTTCAGTTGAAGCTTTGAAATTGACTGATATTGATCTTTCAATGAACAATTTAACCGGTTCAATTCCAGAAGAGTTTGGCAAGTTAAAGAATTTGCAACTGTTGGGCCTTTTTTCTAATCATTTATCAGGAGAGGTGCCAGCAAGTATAGGTAAAATTCCTGCACTGAAAAAATTTAAGGTGTTTAATAATAGTTTGAGTGGAGTTTTGCCACCAGAAATTGGCCTTCATTCCGCGCTTGAAGGATTTGAGGTGTCAACTAATCAATTCAGCGGACCGTTGCCAGAAAATTTATGTGCTGGTGGTGTTTTGCAAGGGGTGGTGGCTTTCGAAAATAATCTCAGTGGGGCGGTTCCAAAATCGCTTGGAAATTGTAGGACTCTGAGAACTGTTCAGCTTTACAGCAACAGATTTTCTGGTGAGCTTCCTACGGGTCTTTGGACAACTTTCAATCTGTCAAGCTTGATGCTGAGTGACAATACGATTTCTGGAGAGTTACCAAGCAAAACGGCGTGGAATTTGACAAGATTGGAGATCAGTAACAATCGGTTTTCAGGTCAAATTCAACGTGGAGTTGGGTCTTGGAAGAACTTGATTGTTTTCAAGGCAAGCAACAATCTTTTCTCTGGTGAAATTCCGGTTGAGTTGACTAGTCTTTCTCATCTCAATACTCTACTGCTTGACGGCAATAAGCTTTCAGGCAAATTGCCATCCCAGATAGTCTCTTGGACTTCACTGAATAATTTGAATCTCGCTAGAAATGAACTTTCTGGTGAAATTCCTAAGGCTATTGGGTCTTTGCTTGTCATGGTCTCCTTAGACTTGTCAGGGAACCAATTCTCAGGTGAAATTCCGCCTGAAATTGGCCAGTTGAAGCTTAACACTTTTAACTTATCCTCCAACAAACTTTATGGGAATATCCCAGATGAGTTCAATAACCTTGCATATGATGATAGTTTTCTGAACAATTCCAATCTCTGTGTGAAAAATCCAATCATAAACCTTCCAAAATGTCCCTCAAGATTCCGCAACTCCGACAAAATTTCTTCCAAACACCTTGCGTTGATTTTAGTTCTTGCCATCCTTGTTCTTCTTGTCACTGTATCATTGTACTGGTTTGTGGTTAGAGACTGTCTTAGGAGAAAGCGAAATCGCGACCCTGCAACATGGAAGCTGACCTCATTCCATCAATTGGGTTTCACAGAATCAAACATTTTGTCAAGTTTGACAGAAAGTAATTTGATTGGAAGTGGAGGCTCAGGGCAAGTATACCGGATTGATATCAACGGTGCGGGTGAATTTGTTGCTGTGAAGAGGATATGGAACAACAGGAAGTTGAATCAGAAGTTGGAGAAAGAGTTTATAGCTGAAATTGAAATACTGGGCACTATTCGGCATGCCAATATAGTCAAGTTGTGGTGCTGTATTTCAAGTGAGAACTCAAAGCTTCTTGTATACGAGTATATGGAAAACCAAAGTCTGGATAGATGGCTTCATGGGAGGAAGAGAAGCTTAGTATCAGGATCAAGTTCTGTCCATCAACATGTTCTTCATTGGCCAACAAGACTTCAGATTGCCATTGGAGCTGCACAAGGGCTGTGCTATATGCACCATGACTGCACTCCCCAGATAATTCATCGAGACGTAAAGTCTAGCAATATCTTATTGGACTCTGAATTCAAGGCGAAAATTGCAGATTTTGGTCTTGCCAAGATGTTGGCTAAGCAAGGAGAGCCTCACACAATGTCTGCAGTTGCAGGCTCTTTCGGTTACTTTGCCCCAG AGTATGCCTATACAACAAAAGTGAATGAAAAGATAGATATATATAGCTTTGGAGTGGTACTGTTAGAATTGGTGACAGGAAAAGAAGCTAACTATGGTGACGAGCACACTAGTCTTGCTGAGTGGGCGTGGCGACACTATGCAGAGGAGAAGCCTATCACTGATGCATTAGATAAGGGGATTGCGGAGCCGTGTTACTTGGAAGAAATGACCACTGTATATAGACTAGCACTCATCTGTACAAGCACTTTACCATCTTCCAGGCCTTCCATGAAAGAGGTTTTGCAGATTCTTCGTCGATGTTGTCCGACAGAAAATTACGGAGGGAAAAAGATGGGTAGGGACGTTGATTCTGCTCCACTTCTTGGTACTGCTGGTTATCTGTTCGGTTTCAAGCGTAGTAAGAAGGTGGCAGCAGAAGAGGATAATGGCCTGGCGTAA